The window GAGATTACTTAAACGATTATCTTTTCTTCCTTTTTTTTGGCGGCACCAGGACCGGCGCAGGGGCCGGCGCTTCCGCCAATATCCCCTTTTTCTTGGCCAGATATTTGTTAATAGTAAGCTGTTGAACCAGGGTCAACACATTGGACATGATCCAGTACACCAACAAGCCCGAAGGAACATCGTAGAGGATGAAGAAAAACATAACGGGCATGAGATAGAGCATCATCTTCATCTGGGAATTGCCCTTCTGATCCGGGGTTTGGGTTACCTTTCCGTAGAGCAGCTGGGAGCCCACATAGATGAAGGGTAAAGCCCGTAGATTGCTCCACCCAAGAAGGGGCAATTGGAAAGGTGCGAAACTCCATATTGATTCGGGCAAGGATAGATCCGGTATCCATCCGGGAATGAACATAGCTCCGCGAAGATCAAAATGGGTATTGAAGAGATTGTACATGGCAAAGAAAATTGGAAATTGGACGAGCATGGGCAAACATCCCGAAAGAGGATTGTACCCTTCTTTTTTGTAGAGCGCCCCCATTTCGGCATTCATCTTCTGGGGATTGTCCTTGTATTTTTCCTGGAGTTCCTTGATCTTCGGCGAGAGGGTCTGCATACGCAGGGTTGACTCGGTACCTTTTTTGGTCAGGGGGAACATGACCACCTTAACCAAAAGGGTAAGGAGAATAATCGCCACCCCGTAATTGGGAATTATTTTATAGAATATTACGAGCAGCCATTTTAATAAGGTTTCCAGGGGTCCCAGAAAACCGCTGGTATTGGCAACCTTGATGAGCTGCAAATCCCGAAGCTTAAAGCTGTTGGCCGCCGTATCGTATACCCCCAGGGCGTTCTGGCTTTTGGGCCCCATGTAGAAACGGTATACATCGGCGGTGTGGGAACCGTTCACCGCAGGCCGGACCATGTACAACCGGGAACTGTCTGATATCCCCGGTTCGGAACGGGTGGAGAAAACCATTTCCGCCTGACTCGCCAAGGGTACTGCGATGAGGGTAAAATACTTACCCGCCACGGCGCCCCAGGTATACCCGGGACTGATAGTCATGGGGCTGTTTTTAGCTACCTTTGACTGGTCCCCTTCGTTCTTGAATTTGCCATTGCTAAAGGTATAATAGCGGCGATATTCATAGCGTTGGTCCAGTTTTGTGAAATGTGGGCCGAACTGGGGGGCTGAGCCCAGGGTATAGGCAACGCCGGAGGCGCCGCCCCCTGAAAAGTTGAGAGAAGACAGGGTTTGCCCCCCGTCCAGGGTAATCGTCAACTCAAACATATATTCATCGGGCCTGAAGTCGTACCGTTTTGTCAGCCGGACCCGGCTCCCGCTGGAATTTCCGCTCCCGGAAATTGCAAAATCCCGGGAAAATTCAATTATATAGTTGGAAATCCGGGTTA is drawn from Treponema primitia ZAS-1 and contains these coding sequences:
- the yidC gene encoding membrane protein insertase YidC, whose amino-acid sequence is MEKRTLLAVVLSIVVISAFYFIQGVFFPPKQPNTVTEQSGEQQAAPTAIAEIPQAVDPGIISAEEALPEETPVSAGPSTEQRVTIDTGLASVVLTNVGGDVVSYKLREHSDQDDFVEMVLPGNTESHAFTIALGNINAQPINSFFNVTRISNYIIEFSRDFAISGSGNSSGSRVRLTKRYDFRPDEYMFELTITLDGGQTLSSLNFSGGGASGVAYTLGSAPQFGPHFTKLDQRYEYRRYYTFSNGKFKNEGDQSKVAKNSPMTISPGYTWGAVAGKYFTLIAVPLASQAEMVFSTRSEPGISDSSRLYMVRPAVNGSHTADVYRFYMGPKSQNALGVYDTAANSFKLRDLQLIKVANTSGFLGPLETLLKWLLVIFYKIIPNYGVAIILLTLLVKVVMFPLTKKGTESTLRMQTLSPKIKELQEKYKDNPQKMNAEMGALYKKEGYNPLSGCLPMLVQFPIFFAMYNLFNTHFDLRGAMFIPGWIPDLSLPESIWSFAPFQLPLLGWSNLRALPFIYVGSQLLYGKVTQTPDQKGNSQMKMMLYLMPVMFFFILYDVPSGLLVYWIMSNVLTLVQQLTINKYLAKKKGILAEAPAPAPVLVPPKKRKKR